The region CTGATGGCTTTATTTTAATTTAGTTAAGTTACTGCAAAGGCTAAACTTTTAATAACTTAAAGCGTCCTTTTCAGGAAAGTTAAACAGATATGACCTCTCAGAGTCATAATTCTGCTAACATAGCGCGGTTTTAAAGCAATACAGAAGTGAATTATGCTAACTCCTTATTACCAGCAAGAAATGGATAGCGTGGCGATTAGCCGCGAGCAGGCCAGCCAGTTTGCTAAACAGGTGGCGGATGACTTTAACCCTTTGCACGATGTCGATGCTAAGAAATTCTGTGTACCGGGTGACTTGCTGTTCTCGTTAGTGCTTGAACGCTACGGTGTAAGTGAGAATATGCACTTTGACTTTGTCGGCATGGTGGATGAAACCAGTCGCCTGCAATTTCCACCACTGAGCGATGCCTTTGATATCACCTCAGAGGATAAGGTCATGCTGTCTGTAAAGCGAGATGGTGAGCGCAAGCAATGCGAAAGTTTGACCTCTAGCCTGATCAGAAACTACGTCGAGTTCTCTGGCACCACCTTTCCTCATGTGATTATTCCACTGATGGCAAAGCAGGATGTGATGATTAACCCGGCTCGTCCCATGGTGATCTATGAATCTATGTCCATCCACCTGGACAGACTGGATATTGAAGAAGTTTCACTTCAGCCAGCAGAGCCTGAGTTTACCTTTGAAGGCAAGCGCGGAAAAATTGTACTGCGATTCAACCTGTTCCATGGTGATGAGCAAGTTGGCCAGGGTGAGAAGCATATGGTGGTTGCAGGCGTGCGTGAATATTGTCAGGAAGCCGTCGATAAGCTGATTGAGTATTACAACGAGCGTAAAGCGACCTTATAAGCTCGCTCGACAAGGCACAAACAAAATAAAAAGCCCGCTGCTGCGGGCTTTTTGCTACGGGAGTTTAAAAAACATATTTCACGGAGAATTGCAGTCGGTCCAGATCCCCTTTAGCACCGCTTTCGGTTTCTCGGGTTGCGACCTTATATTCTGCGCCAAAAGTGAGTTTCTTCACGGGTGAGTAAAGAATGTTTGCGCTATAGCTGGTGGTAGACTCTGTAGGATCTACGGTGACGCCTAAGAGATCTTTGTCATTGTCTGCTGAGAAGAACGAATAAAGGAAGGTAGAGCGCCATTGTGGATTCCAGTAATGCTGGTAGGCAACAAAGCCTGACGTCGAATCAATCGCATGTAGGTCTTTGCCATCATAGACTGCACCATGTGCCGCATTGAGACCCACATAACGACCTAACCCCTGACCCTGAGTCAGCATAAATTTAAGGTTATTCTTACCAAAGTTGACCCGACCGGACGCACTGATACCGAAAGAGGTTTCGCTTTCATCAGCCGTCGCAACTTTATAGGTCAGCTCACGGCCTAACGCGGCGACCACCAGATGACCCCAGTCCGCTTTATAGGTATAACGGGCGGTAAAGTCGGGCATACTGGCATCATCGGTAACAACACGGGCTCCGCCTTCCGAGGTGATGGTGCTTTCCGGGTTTTCTGCCGAGAAAGACCAGTTACCAATTGTGTACTTAGCCATGGCCTGGCGTACGAACACTGTGCCGTCTGCCGGTCCGACAAAGTCCAGCGTTTCAGGTAGTGCACCGACGTTCTGGAAGTTGGACCAGGCCTGACCAAACAGCCAGCCTTTATAGGTCACATAGGCTTGGCGGATCCGAGGGGAGTAGGAGTTCGTCACCCGTTCGTTACCGCCCGTAGAAGCGATAAAGTCCAGCTCGATTTTGGTTTGAATACTGCTGCCGTCATCCAGCTTAGTATCCGTTGCAAAGTTAAATCGAGACTGGCGAGCATGCATGTCAAAAACCGCATCTTTGGGCTCGCCACCACTGACCGGTGTTGTACCGGGGATATAGAAATCTCTGCCAATGTGCTGAGAAGGCAAGCTGCCATCAGAAAAGTCGCTCCAGATGGCATCCAGTTTTATGTACCCACCATATTTTACTTCTGTGCTACCCAGTTCTGCTGCGTTGACACTGGAAACGAACAGGCCGCTTAGCAGTGCACTTTGCACAGCCAGAGCGCTGAGCGTTAAATGATTTTTTTTTGCTGTTGTCATAGTTGAATTCCTGTTTGCATTGCTCCGGGTTGCGCAGACATACCCCGGCGGAGATCAGCGAATGTGCCTCTTACCTTTCAATGTTGTTGATGGCGGCTTTTTACTCAATTAACCTTTGGTCTATACGACTAAGGTGGGATGTAGATGGCGAAGTCATGCGCATTGCGGCACTTGTTGCTGGAAGCAGACCTTGAGGACGGACTAACTTATCTACTATGTTTGCAATATGGGTGCAAGTACAACTAAGGTCTAATACTTAATATAAAAAGAGTGGGCGATCCTTGGTGCATCGCCGTCTGGCCAAAATCAACATGGAGATGACTATGTCACAGAGCATTTATCCGGTTCCTGAAGCCATCAGGAGCGCAGCGCTGGTAGATAACGATCAATATACAAAACTATACCAACAATCCATTGACGATCCTCAGGCATTCTGGGCCGAGCACGGAAAACGCCTTGACTGGTTTACCCCCTACAACAAAGTAAAGAACACCTCCTTTGATAAAGGTCATATCAGCATCAAATGGTATGAAGACGGTGTACTCAACGCCTCTTATAACTGTATTGACCGCCACCTCAAAGACAACGCAGACAAAGTTGCGCTGATCTGGGAAGGTGATGACCCAACACAAAGTGAGCACATTACTTTTCAGCAGTTGCACGATGAGGTAGCGCAGCTTGCCAATGGCCTGAAAAAGCTGGGGGTAGAAAAAGGTGACCGCGTAGCCATTTACATGCCAATGACACCTCAGGCGATTTATGCCATGCAGGCCTGTGCCCGTATCGGAGCGGTACACTCAGTTGTGTTTGGTGGCTTCTCGCCGTCAGCCATTGCGGACCGGATCAAAGACTCAGGCGCGAAAGTGGTTATCACGTCCGATGAAGGGCGTCGCGGCGGAAACTGTGTGCCACTGAAAGCCAATGTCGATGAGGCAGTCAGTCAGGATGGCGTCAGCATTGAACATGTGATTGTGCATCAGCTCACCGGTGGCGAAGTAGAATGGCAAGCGCACGATGTCTGGTGGCATGAGCTGGTGGCAGATGTCACCAGTGAGTGTGAGCCAGAGCCGATGAATGCCGAAGATCCTTTGTTCATCCTTTACACGTCTGGTTCAACAGGCCAGCCAAAAGGGGTCGTACACACCACAGGGGGTTATCTGGTGTATTCATCTATGACGCACGAGTATGTCTTTGATGTCAAAGCCGACGATGTTTACTGGTGTACCGCCGATGTGGGTTGGATCACTGGACACAGCTACATGGCTTATGGGCCGCTGGTGAATGGCTGTACTCAGGTGATTTTTGAAGGGGTGCCGACTTACCCAAGCTCCGGGCGCATCGGTGAAGTGGTCGATAAACACAATGTCACCATTTTATATACTGCGCCGACCGCTATCCGTGCACTGATGGCCAAAGGCGATGAGCCAATTGCCAGCTCGAAACGCACTAGCTTGCGGATCATGGGATCGGTGGGTGAGCCAATTAACCCGGAAGCCTGGAGCTGGTATTACGAGAAAATTGGTAACAGCCAGTGCCCGATTGTGGACACCTGGTGGCAGACCGAAACCGGTGGCATTATGATCACACCATTGCCGGGGGCGACGGATATGAAACCGGGCTCGGCGACCCGTCCTTTCTTTGGTATTGCACCGGCCCTGTTTGACGCTGAGGGCAATACGCTTGAGGGCGCAACAGAGGGCAATCTGGTGATCCTGGATAGCTGGCCTTCTCAGGCGAGGACTGTTTATGGCGACCACGAGCGCTTTGAGCAAACTTATTTCTCAGCCTATCCGGGGGTGTACTTTACCGGTGATGGATGTCGTCGCGATGAAGATGGCTATTACTGGATCACGGGCCGTGTAGATGATGTACTGAATGTCTCTGGACACCGTTTGGGCACCGCCGAAATTGAAAGTGCACTGGTTGCCCATGAAGCTGTAGCGGAAGCTGCCGTGGTGGGTTATCCGCACGATATTAAGGGTCAGGGGATCTATGTGTATGTTACTCCAAACGAGGGGGTCGCAGTCACAGAAGAACTGACCAAAGAAGTGCGTAACTGGGTACGCAAAGAGCTCAGCCCAATTGCCTCACCAGATATGATCCAATGGTCCCCCGGTCTGCCGAAGACGCGTTCAGGTAAAATCATGCGCCGTATTTTGCGTAAAATTGCTGCCAATGAATATCAGCAATTGGGTGATACCTCGACATTGGCTGACCCAAGTGTGGTCGATGAATTGATCGAAAACAGACTAAACCGTTAATTGAGCGTTAATCGCTTGAATTATGACAAAATATTGACCTACTATATCGGCTGTCGACATGACAGCCGATTTTTTAGGAGCCAAGCATGAACCAGTTTTTAATTGCGGACGATCACCCTTTGTTTCGCGAAGCATTAAAAGGGGCGCTGCAAAACCAGTTTGATGGGTTGGAGATTTTCGAATCTGAAAACTTCGAGCAAACATTGCAACAATTATCCGAACAGGACGAGCTGGATCTGCTGTTGTTGGATTTACATATGCCGGGCAATGGCGATTTATACGGCCTGATCCGCATCCGTGAGGATTATCCTAGTTTGCCCATTGTGGTGGTGTCGGGCAGTGAAGACCTCAATGTGATCTCTAAAGTGATGGGCTATGGTGCTATGGGTTTTATTCCCAAGGCTTCTTCATCAAAGGAAATTGTTGAGGCACTTAACCAGGTGCTCGAGGGCGATGTCTGGTTACCAGCCAGCCTTAAAGATCAGATTGCTGAGCTCGACGGAGAAGACAAACAGCTGGCACAGCAAATCGCATCACTGACACCACAACAATACAAGGTGTTGCAATATCTTCATGAAGGGCTGCTCAACAAGCAAATCGCCTATGAACTGAATATCTCAGAGGCGACGGTCAAGGCACACATTACGGCGATATTCCGAAAGCTGGGGGTCTACAACCGCACTCAGGCGGTATTGATTGCCGCTAAGCTGCAACTGGAACCCCTCGATAGCCAGAGTTAGCCAGCCATTGTTAAAGTGAGACGCCAGCGCAAAGATGCTGGCGTTTTTGTTATTGCGCTAGGCAAACACCACGGTTTTATTACCATTGATAAACAGCTTATGCTCCGCTGCTAATTGAATGGCTTTGCAGAACACCACTTTTTCTATGTCCCGACCCATTTTAGCCATGGCCTCTGCGCTATCGGCATGACTCACCTGAGTGACATCCTGCATGATGATCGGACCTTCATCTAATTCGTCGTTGACGAAGTGTGCCGTGGCACCAATGATTTTTACCCCGCGCTCAAACGCCTGATGGTAAGGCTTTGCTCCGATAAACGCTGGCAGGAAAGAGTGGTGAATATTAATGATCTGATTGCTAAAACGCGCAACAAACTGTGGGCTGAGCACCCGCATATATTTGGCCAGACCGATAAAGTCGGGCTGGTATTGCTCAATGACCTGAGCCATGGCATCGTCATGTTGCTCTCGTGTTAGTCCCTGATGAGAAACCAGATGGAAAGGCACGCCAAAGCCCTCTACCAAGGGCTTCAGGGTATCATAGTTGGCTACCACCGCCTGGATCTCAACGTTAAAGGCATTCTCGTATTGCTTTAGCAGCATACCACCCAGACAGTGGGCTTCTTTGGTGGCAAGCAGGACCACTTTGGTTTTTTCATTACCATGTAAGTGTACTTGTGCACCCTCTGGCAGCACACTGCGTAGTTGCGGCAAAAACTGTTCACCGACATCACCTGTCAGTTCTGTGCGCATAAAAAAGCGCTCACCTGCTTTATCTACAAATTCGTTGTTACGGACTATATTCAGGTTATGCTCAAAACAGAGCCCCGTAACTTTGGCAATTAATCCCACATCATCACGACATTGGGTGGTTAAAACAATACTCATATCCTCATTCCATTCACTGTTAAAGCTGACATTCCACCATACCCCGCTGGCTACGAAAAACAAGCAGACAATAGTCCGCTTAGTGCCTACAAGCGGTGTTCACTGAGTGATATAAGCTGTAATTAATGCGTTTTACGGCCTAGAGCAAAAGTTCACTTTATTGTGTTTTTCGCTGTTCTTTTTGTGGGTAACTTTTTTCCAATCAATAGTTTAACCCTTTAAATTTCAATTGCTCCATTAACATTTGAACTCAATTCAGGTAAATTAGCGCCGATTGGAAATTCTACGGAAAGAAATAATAAGGAAGCTAAATGCTTAATAAAAAGTGCTCAGCCTCCGTGTTACTCCTTCCTGCCGTTTTGTCCTCTACATTGCTACTTAGTGCATGTGGAGGTGGAGGCGGTGAAGGTGGTAACAGCGGCGGAACTTCTCCCACTACATCAGGTGGAAAAACGACTCAAACAAATGTATCTCTCTCAGTCAACGTAACTGGTTCAGGTCAGGTTACGCCGATGAGCAAAAGTCTTGCATCAGGCAACAGTACGACATTTACAGTCAAAGCTAATCAAGGTCACTTGATTGAATCTATGACCGGGTGTGGTGGTACATTAAAAAACAATACTTACACAACAGACAAGGTCTCAAAAGATTGCCAAATTGACGCTGTCTTTGCCTTGAAATCTTTTCAAATAACCACCTCCAAGTCAGGTGAGGGAAATATTTACCCTGAATCACCGGTACTGGACTGGGGCACTGAGCAGACATTTACACTGTCTGCTGCAACAGGCTACAAAGTCGGTAAAGCATATGGCTGTGGTGGGGCTCTATCAGATGATAAGTATAGTATTCCGGCTGCGACAGCAGAGTGTGAAATCCAAGTGGAGTTTCACCCGCTCAGTCTTGCCCTTAAGAGTGATAAATTAGATCAGCAAGTTGAGCTGAATGTTAAGGGCAATGCCGGTATTTCCCCTACCAGTAAAGGGATCATTCAGCCGGGTGAAGAAGGGGCACCGCCAGTTCCTGCAGACATTGACTTACCCTTTCTTGTAAACGATATCGACTTAACCACAGAGCTGGGCGCAACCGTAGAGTTGGATATAGTCTACGAAAAGCCACTGCCCGAAGGGATCAAGTACTATAAGTTTGGTCCGGCACAGCCTGGGGCTGGCGATACTTGGTATGAGCTACCTCGAGATTTGTATCAGATCTCAGAAGACAGAAAAGTCGTCACCTTGACCTTAACCGATGGGCAACTAGGTGATGCTGACTGGAGAATAATGGTTTTATCCAGGATCCAGGTGGTCCAGCGATGCCAAAGCAGCATACCGTGACGGTTAATACATCTGAAGGTGGCACAAGTAGTTTCACGACATCGCAAGTTAACAACGGTGATGTAGCTGCCATTTTACTGAACCCAGGCACTGGTTATCACATTGAATCAGCCGTGGGATGTGACGGAACATTAACGGGGAACACTTACAACACCGGTATTATTACTGCGGATTGTCAGGTGGATGTGCAGTTTGCACTAAATCAGTACCTGATGACGTCTCGCGGTGGTGAAGGGGGAAGCATAACGCCTGCCGAGCAGACTGTGCAACATGGTGAGTCTGCTCAGTTTACAGTGCAGGTGCAAAATGGTTATAACCTGGAAAACATTAGCGGGTGTGATGGAACCCTGCAGGGACAAATTTTTACTACTGCGGGTGCGACTGCAAATTGTGAAGTTGCCGCCTCGTTTTCGCAGCAATATTTCAGTGTGTCTACTCAAGTAACGGGTGGTGGCTCTATCACCCCAGACACTGTGAAGGTGGCCTATGATGGCACAACGACACTGGCTGTAACGCCGCAGTCGGGTTACTACCTTGCTAACATCGAAGGCTGTAGTGGTCAGTTGTCTGGCAATCAATACACCACCGGCCCCGTGACAGCCAACTGTACTGTTAATGCGCATTTCGCACAACGTGAGTATACGGTGAATGCAGTAGCAGGAGCTGGTGGTCAAATAGACCCTGGTACTCAGCAAGTTGTGCACGGCAATGTGGCTTCGTTCAATTTGTTACCACAAGCCGGCTACCTGGTTGATAATGTCACAGGCTGTGGCGGTACATTATCTGGTAATACCTATACGACCGGGGCGATAACCGCAGCATGTGATGTTCAGGCAAGCTTTAAAGCTTCACAATATCAGGTAACTGCCAGCGCTACTGAAGGTGGCAGTATTTCACCCAGCGAGCAGGCCGCAACGCATGGTCAGCAAGTCTCGTTTAGTGTAACTGCAAACGAAGGCTTTGCACTGGAGTCAGTGTCCGGTTGTGGCGGTGTGTTGACGGATAGTAGATTCATTACTGCTGAAATCACACAAAGCTGCCACGTGAGTGCTTCGTTTGTTGCTAAACAGTACGAAATATCCGCGACAGCCAGTAAGGGGGGCAGTATTTCTCCTGCACAACAGCAAGTTGTACATGGAAAAGCGGTAAGTTTCCAGGTCAGCGCAGATACGGGTTACAGCCTGGTAGAGGTGACTGGGTGTAATGGCGTATTGTCTGACGACGTCTATACGGTCAGTAATGTCACCGGTGCCTGTAATGTACATGCAAGCTTTAGCTTAAATCATTATGAGGTGACCGCGGTATCATCAACGGGTGGCGCATTATCTCCGGCCAGCCAGCGTATTGCACATGGCCAGCAAGCGACCTTTGCGGTTGCAACTGAGCCAGGTTACAACACTGTCGATATCCAGGGGTGTGGCGGTCAGCTTATTGATGGTCAGTTTGTGACTGCGCCTATCACACAATCATGTCAGGTAAGTGCCAACTTTGATCAGAATAGTTATGCTGTAACGACCAAGGTAAGTGGCAGTGGCTCGGTGTCTCCAGCTTCTCAATTTGTCTTGCATGGCGAGTCTGCAAGCTTGACGCTGACACCGGATGTTGGCCAGAAGATTGCTTCAGTGTCTGGATGTGAGGGGATACTCGATGGCAATGTTTACACCACCGCCCCTGTGATGGCCAATTGTGAAGTGGCCGTGGCCTTCAGTGCTCAGCAGTTTACCGTCGAAGCGCAGGCGTCCGAAGGCGGGGAAATTACCCCAGCACAGCAAACTGTGTCTTACGCGGATAGCGTGACCTTTACTTTAACACCTTATGAGGGCTTCTCGATTGATGCTGTTGAAGGGTGTGAAGGTTCACTGACTGGTAACCTGTATACCACCAAACCGATCACGGCTGCGTGTCAGGTCAGTGCCAAGTTTGTGCGAACTGTCTATCCCGTTACTGCAATTGCCAGTGACGGTGGCGTTGTAACACCTGCTCAGCAAGACGTTGAGCACGGTCAAAGTGCGACCTTTGAACTACAGCCAGCAGCAGGTCACAGCATTGTATCAGTCACAGGTTGTGAAGGAGCTCAGGTAGGAACAACTTATGTGACCGGGCCAATTACGGCTGCCTGTGAAGTGGTTGCTAATTTTGATGCAAATAAGTACTCAGTAACAACTCAAGCCACTGAAGGTGGTAGCCTCACTCCGGCGAGCCAATTATTGAGTTATGGCGCAGTGGCTAGCGTAGAAGTATCTGTTGAATCGGGCTTTTTAGTTGAAAGCGTGACAGGATGCGGTGGTGCATTGAGTGGCTCGACCTATACAACGGCCCCCATTGTTGACAACTGCCAGATCAACGCCAGCTTTGTTAAAGAACAATTTGAAGTGTCTGTCGCCGATTTTTCATATGGACAGGTTTCACCTCGTTCTCAGCAAGTCAATTACGGAGAGAGGCCTAGTTTTACAATCTCGCCAGATGTTGGGTATGAGATTGCTTCGGTGATAGGGTGTGGCGGTACTCTGAATAATTTGACTTACACAACAGGTCCAGTCACTGAGTCATGCCAAATTGATGTTACACTCCAGCCAATCGCTTACCTTGTGTCAGCAAGGGCATTAAATGGCGGATCAATTTCTCCTGCTTCGAGAAGTATAAATCATGGTGCTCAGGCGAGCTTTACAGTGACTCCTGACAATGATTTCTTCATCAACGAAGTGGTAGGTTGCGAAGGCTCTTTAAGTGGGCAAACTTATACGACATCCCCTATTTATGGTAACTGTGAAGTCGTTGCATCTTTCACTAAAGCTAAGTATGTAGCAACTGCCCAGGCATCATCGGGCGGTACCATTACACCTCCTCATCAGGAAGTTGAGTCGGGCCAAAGTGCTATCTTTACAGTGACACCTGATGCAGGGTTTTGGACGGAAGGTGTAACCGGTTGTAACGGTACTTTGAGTGGTAATGAGTATACTACGGGACCAATGCATTCAGACTGTTCGGTTAAGGCCAGCTTCCACCCAAATCAATATATTATTGATGTATCTGTGTTTGGCTCCGAATTGGGCACTGTAACGCCAATGTCACAGTTTGTAATGCATGGTGAGCGTGCCAGTGTGACTGTTTCACCTAAACCTAACATTGCTTTTTGGTCAAAGGGTTGTGGTGTCAGTACCAGTGGCAATATGGTCACTACCGCAGCGGTTACACAAAACTGTAAGATAGAGGTGCATTTTTACCCTCTTATATTGGAACACTCGGTAACGGCATCATCGAACACGGGTGGTGTGATTTCCCCTACTCACAGAATTGTGTTTGATGGTGAGCAAGTTGAATTTGATGTCACACCATCAGGGCCTAACTACCGGATCGCAAGTGTCACCGGATGTGATGGCGTACTCAATGGTCATACCTACACGACTGCGCCTATCTTTTCTAGCTGTAATGTACATGCAACCTTTGAGCAAGCGACATATAGTGTCTCGGCAATTGCAGGCACCGGTGGTGTGATTACACCAGCAAGCAGCAGTGTATCCGCTGGAGGCACAGTAACATTGACGGTGACGCCAGATGCGGGTTATCAGATTGACTCCGTGACTGGGTGTGCTGGTCGTCTAACTGGTAATACTTACACCACAGGCGCGGTGACTGCAAACTGCACGGTATCTGCAAGCTTTAGTCTTAAAACACTGGTTGTTTCAGCTTCAGCTGGTAGTGGAGGTCGGGTGACACCAGCAACCCAGACTGTGAAATATGGCGAAGGTGCGCGCGTATGGGTGTATCCGGATGAAGGACGTAAAGTTACATCCGTAACAGGTTGTGGTGGTAGCTATACGAACAACCTCTATACCATTGACCGGGTTACAGCATCATGTAATGTGGTTGCCAGTTTTGCTTCCAATAAACTGATTGTTACCGGGGTATCTAACGAAGGTGGCAGCCTGAGCCCAGCCAGCCAGGAGATTAATAAATATACCAGCACCGAGTTAACCGTGAGTATTGACGAAGGGTACTTCCTCAAGTCGATTTCAGGTTGCCGCGGTTCATTGTCTGGTAATACCTACAGAACCGGTGCACTCATCGAGAATTGTACGGTGACTGCTGAGTTTGAAAAATACAGCTACACGGTAAATGCGAGCGCAACAGACGGGGGCAGCATTTCTCCTGCTCAACAAAGTGTTGAACATGGCAATACGGCAAGCTTCACGTTAACACCCGTTGAAGGCTACAGCATCAGTGGTGTCAATGGTTGTGGCGGTAAACTCACAGGCAATACTTATACAACCGCTCAGATCACTGCCAGCTGTAATGTGTCTGCTAGCTTTAGTAAAGACACCTTCCTGGTAACAGCGATTGCTGAAACCGGCGGGAGTATTTCTCCAGCGTCCTTTACTGCGGCCTATGGAGATACGGTAACCTTGCAAGTAACGCCGAATGAAGGCTATGAAATTGATTCCGTGCTGGGTTGTAATGGTCAGCTGAATGGTCAGACGTACACTACCGGTACTATAACCAGTAGTTGTCAGATTACGGCCAAGTTCAACGGGATTAAGTTTGAAGTCACGGCAAGTGCGACCTCGGGCGGCTCGGTTACGCCGACTAGCCTCTTTGTGGACTACAACGCGCGTGCGACTTTCCAGTTAACTCCTGAGCAGGGCTACATTATTAAGAATGTATCTGGATGCACTGGTACGTTGACAGGCAATGTCTTTACGACAGAGCCACTAAAGCATGCTTGCAGCTTGTCAGTGGAGTTTATGCTTAACCTTGAATCACCAAGTATCGCAGTCGACACATCCGATAGCACAGCGCGTATTACCTGGCAGCCTGTTGCAGGGGCTGACAGCTATACCTTGTTCTATGCGAAACAGCCTGGGTTGACGCCGCAAAACTATGACACTTTGCGTGCGGGTACACGCGTTGCAAATGTGAGCAGCGGTGTGGAAGTGGCTATCTCCAATTACGTGGATTATTACGTCATGGTCACCGCAAATCATTTGGGTAGTGAAAATGCGATGAGTAACGAAGTGACTGCACGCAGTATTGCCCGAAAAGGTAAGCTGAACGATACCGGTCAGCAGTATTGTGCCGCAACATACAGTAACTCAACGCTCTCTCAGCTTAAGTGTAAGGGCTATGGTAACTATGAAATTGCCAATCAGGATGGTCATTTTGGTCGAGATGCTAAAGCGTTAGCGGGAGAGCTCCCTAAAGTTGGCTTCGGTATGGCCGGCTTTGACTTGACCAAGATCGATAGTGAAGGTAACCCGTTACCTAACGGGGCGCAGGAGTATGCTTGTCTGCGTGATAACTACACCGGCCTGATGTGGGAAGTGAAACAAAGTGATACTGAATCATTACATTATACGGACCACACTTATTCCTGGTACAACCCAGACTTCAATAGCAATGGAGGATATCCGGGAGTGGAAAATGGCGGTGAGTGTAAAGGGAGTGCCTGTGACTATCCATCGTTCGTGAAAGCCGTGAATACAGCTGGACTGTGTGGAGCCAAAGACTGGCGTATGCCAAGCACGAAAGAGTTACTCACAATTTTCCAAATCTCAGTTGAATCGGAAAGAAATGAGTGGAGCTTCGTGAATCTGCTCACTCAGAAACCTGATGATAGATTGCCGCTATACATTTGGACGGAGCAAACATCGGCGCAAGATCCACAGTTTGCCTTGTACACCACAGAGGGCGGACACTCTACTACTTATCGGGTGAAGAAATTCTACAGAATGCGCAAAACGGAAAATGCCAGAGTGTTACTGGTACGCTTTGCAGAATAACATCAGGATAAGGGCACTCAGTGCCCTTTACGGAAGGAGATAAAATGAAGTTAACAATGTTTTTCGTTGGTTTGTTAACCCTATGCAGCGTTGGGGTGCAAGCGTATTGCCGCGACGATATACCAAAAACCACACCAAATCGGGACTTTATCGTGCATGATGATGGCACCGTAACACACACTGCAACGGGGCTAATGTGGCATCGCTGCTTGACTGGACAAACATGGAATGCGCAAACCAGTGAGTGTGAGGGAGAGGTGTTCAACGCCTCGATTGTTCGTCATATCGAAGCAGTTCAGGGACTGTCTGTTGCGGGTTATAGTGATTGGCGATTCCCTAACTTTCATGAACTCAGATCCATCGTAGAATACGCTTGTTTTTTACCTGCGTTGAATACCAATATTTTTAGAGTACCAGAGAGGTTTTATAAGGCCTTTCTTCATAGTTTTACACCACAAACCCGTTATCATGAGTTTATGGGGGTTTATCTTGAGCAAGGGGTATCCGCGCCACGTGATTATGACGAGTATAGTGGACTTTCGCTTGTTGTCCGTGGCGGTGAATAGTCCGTAGTCAGTAATCTATAAGACAGCCTTGTTTAGTCTTTAACGGTAAGCCGGCATCATGCCGGCTTACTTTTTCACTTTGTTCCAACTCTGCTTTTGTATCTTCCGCTATAACTGACAGTTCAGACTGCTAGTTTCTTTTTATTCATCAATGTAATCTCTGTGTTGAAATTAATTGAATAACAGCGGATGAGTATGTGCCTGTTGCCATACGAGAAATCCGTTTCAGACCAGACAGACTTGCTCATGCCTGTTGGACCATCTG is a window of Pseudoalteromonas sp. R3 DNA encoding:
- the purU gene encoding formyltetrahydrofolate deformylase, with protein sequence MSIVLTTQCRDDVGLIAKVTGLCFEHNLNIVRNNEFVDKAGERFFMRTELTGDVGEQFLPQLRSVLPEGAQVHLHGNEKTKVVLLATKEAHCLGGMLLKQYENAFNVEIQAVVANYDTLKPLVEGFGVPFHLVSHQGLTREQHDDAMAQVIEQYQPDFIGLAKYMRVLSPQFVARFSNQIINIHHSFLPAFIGAKPYHQAFERGVKIIGATAHFVNDELDEGPIIMQDVTQVSHADSAEAMAKMGRDIEKVVFCKAIQLAAEHKLFINGNKTVVFA
- a CDS encoding response regulator transcription factor, producing the protein MNQFLIADDHPLFREALKGALQNQFDGLEIFESENFEQTLQQLSEQDELDLLLLDLHMPGNGDLYGLIRIREDYPSLPIVVVSGSEDLNVISKVMGYGAMGFIPKASSSKEIVEALNQVLEGDVWLPASLKDQIAELDGEDKQLAQQIASLTPQQYKVLQYLHEGLLNKQIAYELNISEATVKAHITAIFRKLGVYNRTQAVLIAAKLQLEPLDSQS
- a CDS encoding DcaP family trimeric outer membrane transporter encodes the protein MTTAKKNHLTLSALAVQSALLSGLFVSSVNAAELGSTEVKYGGYIKLDAIWSDFSDGSLPSQHIGRDFYIPGTTPVSGGEPKDAVFDMHARQSRFNFATDTKLDDGSSIQTKIELDFIASTGGNERVTNSYSPRIRQAYVTYKGWLFGQAWSNFQNVGALPETLDFVGPADGTVFVRQAMAKYTIGNWSFSAENPESTITSEGGARVVTDDASMPDFTARYTYKADWGHLVVAALGRELTYKVATADESETSFGISASGRVNFGKNNLKFMLTQGQGLGRYVGLNAAHGAVYDGKDLHAIDSTSGFVAYQHYWNPQWRSTFLYSFFSADNDKDLLGVTVDPTESTTSYSANILYSPVKKLTFGAEYKVATRETESGAKGDLDRLQFSVKYVF
- a CDS encoding DUF3581 family protein, producing the protein MLTPYYQQEMDSVAISREQASQFAKQVADDFNPLHDVDAKKFCVPGDLLFSLVLERYGVSENMHFDFVGMVDETSRLQFPPLSDAFDITSEDKVMLSVKRDGERKQCESLTSSLIRNYVEFSGTTFPHVIIPLMAKQDVMINPARPMVIYESMSIHLDRLDIEEVSLQPAEPEFTFEGKRGKIVLRFNLFHGDEQVGQGEKHMVVAGVREYCQEAVDKLIEYYNERKATL
- the acs gene encoding acetate--CoA ligase, giving the protein MSQSIYPVPEAIRSAALVDNDQYTKLYQQSIDDPQAFWAEHGKRLDWFTPYNKVKNTSFDKGHISIKWYEDGVLNASYNCIDRHLKDNADKVALIWEGDDPTQSEHITFQQLHDEVAQLANGLKKLGVEKGDRVAIYMPMTPQAIYAMQACARIGAVHSVVFGGFSPSAIADRIKDSGAKVVITSDEGRRGGNCVPLKANVDEAVSQDGVSIEHVIVHQLTGGEVEWQAHDVWWHELVADVTSECEPEPMNAEDPLFILYTSGSTGQPKGVVHTTGGYLVYSSMTHEYVFDVKADDVYWCTADVGWITGHSYMAYGPLVNGCTQVIFEGVPTYPSSGRIGEVVDKHNVTILYTAPTAIRALMAKGDEPIASSKRTSLRIMGSVGEPINPEAWSWYYEKIGNSQCPIVDTWWQTETGGIMITPLPGATDMKPGSATRPFFGIAPALFDAEGNTLEGATEGNLVILDSWPSQARTVYGDHERFEQTYFSAYPGVYFTGDGCRRDEDGYYWITGRVDDVLNVSGHRLGTAEIESALVAHEAVAEAAVVGYPHDIKGQGIYVYVTPNEGVAVTEELTKEVRNWVRKELSPIASPDMIQWSPGLPKTRSGKIMRRILRKIAANEYQQLGDTSTLADPSVVDELIENRLNR